The Vibrio syngnathi DNA window AGATCATCGACTACGATGTGTCGATTTCTGACGGTGTTCTAGATCAGCAGTTAGCGAATGAAATGGTTGGCCGTAATGTGCTTATCGTTGATGACTCTTCAACAGCGCGCAATCAGATCAAAGGCACCTTGTCGCAACTTGGTTTGAACATTATCGAATGTTGTGACGGCTTAGAAGCACTGACTTTACTTAAGAAGTGGTGTGATGAAGGCAAAGACATCAATCAAGAAATATTATTGATGATCACCGATGCTGAAATGCCAGAAATGGATGGCTACAAACTGACTCACGAAGTTCGAACTGATCCTCGAATGCATGATTTGTTTATTACGCTAAATACTTCATTAAGTGGTAGTTTCAATGAAGCCATGGTTGAGAAAGTAGGGTGTAATCGCTTTATTTCTAAATTCCAACCAGACCTCTTAGTTGAAGTGACTCAAGAGCGAATGCGTCAGATTTTATAATTAGTGCAGTTGCATGGTTTGTTTCGAATAACCTTGACGAAAACGTTCGCTAGTATTCGATGCAGCATATTTTAAAACTGAATATGCTTAACGACTAACGTAACTTTTTGCACACAATCTAAGGGAAGCGGATGCTTCCCTTTTTCGTTTCTAGCGTTTGTTGGACGGCTACTTGATTCGTTAATGAAAATGATTCGTTAATGAAAATCTCGGGACTTGGTGTTCAAACCAACAATTTCATCGGTAATATCGATGAGCTTCCCAGCAATCACATGCACGACTTCGCCTTCCTTCTCTAAGACCCCTTGCACCTTTAAAGCCTTCGCTGTCAGATAAGCTTGTTGCTGTGCGCGTGCGGTGGCTCCCCATACCACAACGTTAATATTGCCCGTGTTATCTTCTAATGTGACAAAGGTGACACCGGCTGCGGTGCCGGGTGACTGCTTACCAGTGACTAAACCAACAACCGTGACCATGGATTTATGTCTTTGTTGTTTTAAGTCTTTCATATGTGTGAAGCGGCCTAATCGATTCGTTTCTTCTAGTAAGGTGATAGGGTGCTTATTTAGCGAAATCCCGACACTACTGAAATCCTCTAATAAATTTTGCATTTCACTGGGTTGATGAAGTGAGTGTTTTATGTCGTCGTGAACTTGACTAAATAACGGTAAGTCAGATGCTGAATCCATCAGTGCCCAACGAGTTTGGAAACGATCACCGGAAACATTGTGTAGCGCATTGGCCGAGGCGAGCAGTTCGATGTCTTTTTTATTGATCGATAGTTGCTTAACCTGACTCGGATGGCGATAACCGGAGCGTGGGCGATTGGCGAGAATACTCTGAATGCCATGTTCGCTTAGGCCTTTGATTTGTCGTAGCCCTAAGCGAATCGCTAAACCATTCTGATGTTCAACGACTATGTGGTTGTCTTGTGAGGTGTTCACACATACTGGAAGAATCGCCACATTGTGTCGTTGTGCGTCTTGTACCAACTGTGAAGGGCTATAAAAGCCCATGGGTTGGCTATTGAGCAAAGACGCGTAGAAACATTCTGGGTAGTAACATTTCAACCAAGCTGAGCAATAGGCTAAAACGGCAAATGAGGCGGAATGGCTTTCTGGAAAGCCGTATTCACCAAAACCACATATTTGTTTAAATATCTGCTCAGCAAACTCTGTCTCATAACCGCGATTTTGCATGCCCTCGATGAGCTTGTTTTTGAACTTAAAGACGTTACCATTTTTCTTCCAAGCCGCCATGGCGCGTCTGAGTTGATCCGCTTCTCCACCTGTAAACCCTGCTGCCACCATCGCGAGCTTAATCACTTGTTCTTGGAATATCGGCACACCTAAGGTGCGCGACAGTACCGATTTAACATCCTTAGATGGATAGCTGATTGGCTCAATACCATCTCGACGCTTTAAGAATGGGTGAACCATATCGCCTTGAATAGGCCCAGGGCGTACGATAGCGATTTGAATCACCAAGTCGTAATAAGTCCTTGGTTTGAGCCTTGGCAGCATGCTCATTTGCGCGCGTGACTCAATTTGGAATATACCGACCGTGTCTGCTCGTTGAATCATGCCATAAACCTGAGGATCGTCCTTGAGGCGAGTGATCTCTGCGATGGTGAGTGATCGCCCGTGAATGCGTTTGATCAGGTCGAAGCACTTACGAATCGCAGAAAGCATACCAAGCGCGAGTACATCGACTTTAAGCAGCCCTAAGGTTTCAAGATCATCTTTATCCCATTGAATGATGGTTCGATCGTGCATAGCTGCATTCTCGACGGGAACCAATTCGTACAAAGGCCCAGAAGAGATCACAAAGCCACCAACGTGCTGAGATAAGTGACGTGGAAAGCCGATGATCTCATTAACTAAATGGATAAATTGCTGACCTTTCAAAGAGTCCGGTTGCAGCCCCAATTGAGTTAATTGAGCCTGCCAACCTAAGCTTTTGTCTCTGCGGTTGGTGTTCTTTATGAAGTAATCCAGCTGAGTTTCTTGTAGCCCTAAAGCTTTGCCGACATCTCTTACTGCACTTTTGAAGCGATATGAAATGACCGTTGCGGCAAGTGCTGCGCGTTCTCTACCGTATTTTTTGTAGATGTATTGGATGACTTCTTCACGGCGCTCATGCTCAAAATCGACATCAATATCCGGCGGCTCATCACGTTCTTTACTGATGAAGCGTTCAAATAATACTGAGATCTGTCTTGGGTCGACAGAGGTGATTTCTAAGCAGTAACAGACCACGGAATTGGCCGCTGAACCTCGACCTTGGTAAAGAATCCCTTGGCTTTTGGCAAACATGACGATGTCGTGGATCGTGAGAAAAAAGAAAGGGTAGTCAAGCTCGTCAATCAGCCCCAGTTCTTTCTCTATGATTTGTTGAATGTCGTTAGGCACGCCTTGCGGGAAGCGAGCTCGTTTTCCTTTTTCGACTAACATGCGTAGATAACTCATGGGTGTCTCACCTTGAGGAATCAGCTCGCTTGGGTATTCGTAGCGCAAGCTGTCTAACTCAAACTCGCACAGCTCTGAGATTCGGTTGCTCTCTTCTAGCCACTCAACTTTGAATATATGAGAGAGCTTATTAATACTTCGTAAACAGCGCTCGGCATTAGCGAGTAAGTGACTGCCCACTTCGGTAATAGGTTTTTGGTATTTTATCGCAGTGAGTGAGTGCTGTAAGGGTAAGCGGTTAGCATTGTGCATCAGCACGCCACCACAAGCGGTTATCGGCAGTTGATGATGGTGTGACATCTCGACGCAATAGTCGATGTACTGCTGATCGGTTTGCTTTAGGTGTCGTTGTAAGCCGATCCAAAGCCGGCCTGAATGATGCTGAGAAAGCCATTGCCCCCAGTGTGCATCTTCATTTTTCTGTTGAGGGAGCCAAACAATAAAGCAGTGCTTAGCCGACATGATATCCCACTCAGAGAGTTGATAATGTCCTTTACTGCTACGACGTCTCGCATTGGTAATAATACGACACAGCTCGGCATAGGCTTCTCTGTTTGGGCATATCAAGATCACTTGGCACTCTTCATTTAACCAAAACATGCTCCCGACAATTTGTTTGAGCGACAGTTTATGTTGCTTGATTGCTGAGTGAACCTTAACGATGCCCGCCAGCGAGCACTCATCAGTAACTGCGAGCGCTTTGTAACGTAAGAAGTCGGCCTGTAAAACAAGCTCCTCTGCGTGTGAAGCTCCTTCAAGGAAGGAGTAATTACTTTGGCAAAATAGCTCTGAGTATTGCTGAGACATAACGTAATCTCACTTAACCATTGCGAGTGAATATGATTGAAAAAGGATGTTGAAGTTCAATAAGCAGAACGGACGAGATAGCGAAGTTTCTTACTTTCTGTCTTACAAACTAGCTAAATAAGCCGTGCAAAAACCACTGTTTATCTGGTGTTCTAAATATCCAGAGCCATCGACCGTTTTCACTGTGAGCAATAAAGTAGTCACGAATGATCTTCTCTCCGTCCCACCAGCCAGACACAATGCGCTCAGGGCCTTGAGATAAGGTGACGCTTTCGGTTAGTGCTTCGGGCTCTGGCAGTAAAATACTGGGCCTGAGTCGTTGTTGGTTGACGCTGAGAGCTATGGTTTGTTGCTCGCTCCCTGAGGGAGTTTGTCTCTTTGACACAGGTTTACTCAGTGTTGGGAGTGAATACTGATTGGCCTTTTCTGGCCTTGGGTCGTATTGTATTTTCGGTGTTTGAATGCAGGCTTGCCCAAGCTTTGCTTGCAGTAGTGAGAGCAAATCTAACGTGGCAAGTGTTCCTGTGTTACCATCAAAAAGATCATGGTAGGCCATTTGCGGTTCTCCATGACGAACCAAGGATAGGGTCAGCCCCTGAACCGGTGCTGTGAGCTTTAGTGATTCTAAGGTGAGATGCGTGAGATTTGCCCACTTTGTCGCAAGGTAATCACCTTGTGCTGAATAAAAAGAGACAGGGTGGTCGTCTTTATTTCTTAGGTGCAAAGTCAGCGTTAACTCGAAAGCCACTCGGTCACGTAACCTCAAAAAGCATTCGAGCTGATTCAACAATTTCAGCAAAGGCTTTTCGATGAATAGGATGTTTTCAATATCAAACAGCAGCTCCAAATATTGTTGGAAACTCTCTGGTGGATGATAAAAATCAATAGGGTGCTTGAACTGCCCATTAAGACGACCCACATAGTTCACCAAGTCGATATCAAAGCGGCGCGCGACATCTTGCAAAGGCAGCTTTAATAGGTCTTCTACGACATTGATACCAACACGATTCAGGCGCTCAACTTGTTTAGCAGGAAGCTCGCTTGAACTCAGCGCCTGCTGACTTACCCAAGCTTTCATTTGCTCAACATTGTTCGTCGCTTGGTTGATGGATTGCTTGCCTAAAAGGATTGCAGAAAGCGGCGAATAACCCGTGGCAAAGCTGAACTGGATATTGAGCGTTTCTAAATGGCTTTTGAGTTCATGCCAGTAGTTATCTAGCCCATCGTAAAGCGACAGC harbors:
- a CDS encoding error-prone DNA polymerase, whose amino-acid sequence is MSQQYSELFCQSNYSFLEGASHAEELVLQADFLRYKALAVTDECSLAGIVKVHSAIKQHKLSLKQIVGSMFWLNEECQVILICPNREAYAELCRIITNARRRSSKGHYQLSEWDIMSAKHCFIVWLPQQKNEDAHWGQWLSQHHSGRLWIGLQRHLKQTDQQYIDYCVEMSHHHQLPITACGGVLMHNANRLPLQHSLTAIKYQKPITEVGSHLLANAERCLRSINKLSHIFKVEWLEESNRISELCEFELDSLRYEYPSELIPQGETPMSYLRMLVEKGKRARFPQGVPNDIQQIIEKELGLIDELDYPFFFLTIHDIVMFAKSQGILYQGRGSAANSVVCYCLEITSVDPRQISVLFERFISKERDEPPDIDVDFEHERREEVIQYIYKKYGRERAALAATVISYRFKSAVRDVGKALGLQETQLDYFIKNTNRRDKSLGWQAQLTQLGLQPDSLKGQQFIHLVNEIIGFPRHLSQHVGGFVISSGPLYELVPVENAAMHDRTIIQWDKDDLETLGLLKVDVLALGMLSAIRKCFDLIKRIHGRSLTIAEITRLKDDPQVYGMIQRADTVGIFQIESRAQMSMLPRLKPRTYYDLVIQIAIVRPGPIQGDMVHPFLKRRDGIEPISYPSKDVKSVLSRTLGVPIFQEQVIKLAMVAAGFTGGEADQLRRAMAAWKKNGNVFKFKNKLIEGMQNRGYETEFAEQIFKQICGFGEYGFPESHSASFAVLAYCSAWLKCYYPECFYASLLNSQPMGFYSPSQLVQDAQRHNVAILPVCVNTSQDNHIVVEHQNGLAIRLGLRQIKGLSEHGIQSILANRPRSGYRHPSQVKQLSINKKDIELLASANALHNVSGDRFQTRWALMDSASDLPLFSQVHDDIKHSLHQPSEMQNLLEDFSSVGISLNKHPITLLEETNRLGRFTHMKDLKQQRHKSMVTVVGLVTGKQSPGTAAGVTFVTLEDNTGNINVVVWGATARAQQQAYLTAKALKVQGVLEKEGEVVHVIAGKLIDITDEIVGLNTKSRDFH
- a CDS encoding Y-family DNA polymerase, encoding MLWLYLHFPSLQLDTLFNSNELGSSKDSREQPIIIVDEKDHHVLQANPAALESGITLGMGLGSAAALCHNLHVHPYIIELEKNKLKEIAQWAYLVTSDMALLPPNGLLIKASNMLSLYDGLDNYWHELKSHLETLNIQFSFATGYSPLSAILLGKQSINQATNNVEQMKAWVSQQALSSSELPAKQVERLNRVGINVVEDLLKLPLQDVARRFDIDLVNYVGRLNGQFKHPIDFYHPPESFQQYLELLFDIENILFIEKPLLKLLNQLECFLRLRDRVAFELTLTLHLRNKDDHPVSFYSAQGDYLATKWANLTHLTLESLKLTAPVQGLTLSLVRHGEPQMAYHDLFDGNTGTLATLDLLSLLQAKLGQACIQTPKIQYDPRPEKANQYSLPTLSKPVSKRQTPSGSEQQTIALSVNQQRLRPSILLPEPEALTESVTLSQGPERIVSGWWDGEKIIRDYFIAHSENGRWLWIFRTPDKQWFLHGLFS